GGATCTTCGCCAGGCCCTGGCCTTCCTTGATGAGCTCCGGGGCGGTCAGCGACACGCACTCCGCGCTGATGGGACCGTCCACGATGGAGCAGATCTCCCGGATGGTCTCCTCCAGGTTGCGGCCGACCTTGGCCAGCAGTGACGGGTTGGTGGTGACGCCGTCCACGCAGCCCATCTCGTGGGCCTTGCGGATTTCGCCGACGTCCGCGCTGTCGATGAAGAACTTCATGCCGTCCCCTTGGTTTCCGGTGGTGAAGCAGGTGTCCCCGGCCACGGGCGGCCGGGCGGGCAGGCCGTAGCCCAGGCCCCCCCATGCGTCAAGGATGGCCGCCCACGCTGCGGCGGAGTAGACGTAGCGCCCAGCCATGGCCCGCGCACCCCGCTCCACCGCCAAGAAGCCCAAACTGCGTGCCCTCCCCGGCCGCGAGCCGTCCCCTGCCCCCCTGCGTCCGGCGGCTCGAGACGCGGACGACGAGGCCGCGCTCACCTACGCGCGCGGCGTGCTGGAGGCGGAGGCCCGCGCGATATTGGGCGTCACGGACCGGCTGGGGGACGCGTTCCTGCGCGCGCTGAAGCTCGTGCGCGACTGCCCGGGGCAGGTGGTGGTGACGGGCATGGGGAAGGCGGGCCACATCGGCCAGAAGCTGTCCTCCACGCTGGCGTCCACCGGCATCCGCTCCGTGTTCCTCCACCCCGCGGAGGCCGTGCATGGCGACCTGGGCCGCGTGGGCCCGGGCGACGTCATCCTCGCGCTGTCCAACAGCGGCAGCACGGAGGAGCTGTTGCGCCTCTTGCCCCTCTTCAAGCGCATGGGCACGCCGGTGGTGGCGCTCACCGGGGACGCGGACAGCCCGCTCGCGAAGGGCGCGGAGGTGGTGCTGGACATCGGCCGCATCGAAGAGGCCTGTCCCATGGGCCTGGTGCCCACCGCGTCCACCGCCGCGCTGCACGCCGTGGGCGACGCGCTGGCGATGACGCTCCTGCGAAGCCGCCCCTTCGGGCGGGACGACTACGCGCTCCTGCACCCGGGCGGGAAGCTGGGGCGCTCCGTGCTGCGCGTCTTCGAATTGATGCGCACGGGTCCCGCGAACCCGCTGGTGCTGGACACCGCGCGGCTGTCCCTGGCGGTGGTGGTGATGACCAACACGCCGGGCCGGCCGGGCGCCGCGTGCGTGGTGGACCGCGACGGGAAGCTGGAGGGCATCTTCACGGACGGCGACCTGCGCCGGCTGGTGGAGAAGGGCCACACGGACTTCGAGGTGCCGGTGCGCGAGGTGATGGGCAAGCGCCCGCGCTGCATCACCCCGGACACGCTGGTGCTCACCGCCGCCGCGCAGATGCGCGAGCTGCGGGTGGACCAGCTGCCCGTGGTGGACGTCGAGGGCCGGGCGGTGGGCCTGCTCGACGTCCAGGACCTGCTGGCGGCGAAGTTCGTGTAGCTACTGCGACAGCTTCGCCTGGAGCGCGGCCTTGTTCGGGTAGTTGGGCATGTCCTGGGACAGCTTCTCCCAGAGGGCCTTGGCGCCCTTCGCGTCGCCCTTGGCGAGCAGCGTGTCGCCCAGCTTCTCCACCGCGCCCGCGTCGGACTCCAGCGCCACGCTCCACACGCGCGCGCCCATGGGACGGCCCAGGCCCACCAGCGCCCAGGCCATGCCCGCCTTGGCGCGGCCGTTCTCCGGCTGGAAGGGCACCACGCGGGTGTAGTTGGCCAGGGCCTCCTGGTAGCGGCCGCGCGCCAGGTGCTCCTCGCCCTCCTCCACCAGCTTGGTGAGGCCCGCCTCCAGCTCCGGCGTGCGCTCGGTGTTCTTCACCGCGTCCACCATCTCCGGCGTCAGCGGGCGCGGCGCGTCCGACGGCATCGCGGCGGCCTGCGCGGTGGACTGGGACAGGCGCACCTTGCGGTCCGCGGCGCGCGTGGCGAGCCACTTCTTGCGGCCGCCCGCCTTCGAAATCTCCGCGATGCGCACGCTCAGCTCGCGGGCCATGGGCGCGCGCTGGGATTCCGGGTACGCCGTCGCCAGCGCGTCGAAGCCCTGGCGCGCGGCCCCGAGCGCCTGGAGGTCCTCGCCCTGCGCCTCGAACAGCAGCGCGGAGTGGGCGTAGAGCGCCTCTTCGTGGCGGGGCTCCACCTCCAGCACGCGCGCGTACGCCTTCAGCGCGTTGGCGGTGTCACCGCCCAGGTACAGCGCGTTGCCGCGCAGCGTGTCCACGTCCAGCGCGGGCACCAGCGCGGCGAGCGCGCACGCGGCGGCGCCGGCGGTGTCCCCGGACTTCGCGCGGGCCTGCGCCACGGCCTCCATGGAGTCCAGCGCCTGGCCCGGCGTGAAGCCGCAGTTGGCGGCCTGAGGGGTGGGGATGGCGGCCTTGCCCAGCTTCTTGCGGGACGCGAGGAACAGCGAGCGCACGCCGTCCGCCTTGGCCTGCGCCTGGCCCAGGTAGGCCAGCGCCTCCGCGTTGCGGCCGTTCATGTAGTAGAGCCGGCCCAGCGACGAGGCGATCTCGAAGGTCTTCTCCCGCTCGCGCAGGCCCTCGGACGAGTCGAGCTGCTTCATCAGCTCCTCGGCGGAGGGCGGCAGCTTGTTCGTGTCCACCGTGGGGTGGCCCGACGGCAGCGGCGTGCCCGGCGCCACGGGGGAGCCCGCGGGCATCGTGGGGTGGCCGGGGGGCAGCGCGCCGTTGGCGGCATTGGCGCCAGGGCCCATGCCGGTAGGCGACGCCTGGGTGCCGGGCGGAATCGTGGGGTGGCCGGGAGGCAGGGAGGTGGGCTCGGCCGCGAGCAGCGCGGTCGTGGCCAGGACGAGGGACAGGCTCATAGTTCGTGGACGGGGAAACGGGCGCCCATGTCGGGCCAGTAGAGGGCCTCGCGCTTGCGGACGTCCTGGGGGGCGAGCTTCGCGAGCAGCTCCTGCACCGTCACGCCCAGCACCGGGTGGCGGGCGTCAGGGGCCAGCTCCGCCAGGGGCTCCAGCGCGAAGCGGCGCTTGTGCAGTTCGAGGTGGGGCACCTGGAGGTTCGCGTCCGCGACGACGCAGTGGTCCTCCTCGTCCCACAGGAGGATGTCCAGGTCGATGGTGCGCGGGCCCCAGCGCTGCATCCGGCGGCGGCCCAGGTCCTGTTCAATCCGCTGGAGGATGCACAGCAGGCGCTGCGGCGTCAGGTCGCACTCCAGCGCCACCACGGCGTTGAGGAAGCGCGGCTGCGCGGGCCCCACCGGGGCCGTGTCATAGAGGGAGGAACAGCCCAGCACCGACACCGCGTCGATGCATGAAATCGCGGCGAGGGCGGCCACGAGGTGGGACTCGCGGTCGCCCTCGTTGGAACCCAGTCCTACATAGACGGTCGCACTCAAGGCTCCATCTCAACCGGGTTCACCAGGGTTCCGATTCCCTCCAGCTCCACCTCCACCGTGTCCCCGGCCTTGAGCGCACCCACGCCGGACGGAGTGCCCGTGCTCACCAGGTCGCCGGGCAGCAGCGTCATGATGTGGGAGATGAAGGAGACCAGGCGGGCGGCGCTGAACACCATGTCGGACGTGCGGCCATCCTGGCGCACCTGCCCGTTCACACGGCACACCACCCGCAGGTCCGCGGGGGACAGGCCCGTCACGGCCCAGGGGCCCGCGCAGGCGAAGGTGTCGTAGCCCTTGGCGCGGGT
This DNA window, taken from Corallococcus coralloides DSM 2259, encodes the following:
- the folK gene encoding 2-amino-4-hydroxy-6-hydroxymethyldihydropteridine diphosphokinase, giving the protein MSATVYVGLGSNEGDRESHLVAALAAISCIDAVSVLGCSSLYDTAPVGPAQPRFLNAVVALECDLTPQRLLCILQRIEQDLGRRRMQRWGPRTIDLDILLWDEEDHCVVADANLQVPHLELHKRRFALEPLAELAPDARHPVLGVTVQELLAKLAPQDVRKREALYWPDMGARFPVHEL
- a CDS encoding KpsF/GutQ family sugar-phosphate isomerase produces the protein MARAPRSTAKKPKLRALPGREPSPAPLRPAARDADDEAALTYARGVLEAEARAILGVTDRLGDAFLRALKLVRDCPGQVVVTGMGKAGHIGQKLSSTLASTGIRSVFLHPAEAVHGDLGRVGPGDVILALSNSGSTEELLRLLPLFKRMGTPVVALTGDADSPLAKGAEVVLDIGRIEEACPMGLVPTASTAALHAVGDALAMTLLRSRPFGRDDYALLHPGGKLGRSVLRVFELMRTGPANPLVLDTARLSLAVVVMTNTPGRPGAACVVDRDGKLEGIFTDGDLRRLVEKGHTDFEVPVREVMGKRPRCITPDTLVLTAAAQMRELRVDQLPVVDVEGRAVGLLDVQDLLAAKFV